Below is a genomic region from Triticum dicoccoides isolate Atlit2015 ecotype Zavitan chromosome 5A, WEW_v2.0, whole genome shotgun sequence.
AGTGAACGACATGGGCCTGCATCATTGGACGACCAATGGTGGCAAAGATGAACGGCCTGGGATTTGCACATCTCATAGAAAGGTGTAGAAAAGGTTAGAAAAATACACAAAAACCAGTTTAATACATGTTTTTTTGGCTGGACAAACTTTGTGCATTAAAAAAATAACTCGGTTTGAGTAAAATATGCTACTGTACATACATACACATGTCCATTACACTTTGGTAAAATGATTAGATGCTACCACCAATGGACAATTTGAAACCCTATGTTTTCTCTTCACCACACATCCTCTCCCCATCTTCTCGAGTGGTACGGTGTCCGCTCAACTTGGCACCGTAAATGAACAAAGTATAAAATTTGTCTCTGCTGCAGTTAGATGAACAAACGATTAGAGTTGGCTCCAAATGACCATGTTCTGATTGGTATGGTTCACTCTGGTTTGGTTCTGACCCTTGGTACTTTTCTCTGCTATTGTAACACAGGAACAGGAGCGCAGAGACAAACTTGTATTATTATGGTTCCACAACAAGGGGGAACCCATCCAGCATTACTACAAGGCAATAGTAGAACAAGGATTATTTACCAACAATCGCGGCAACACAGCAGGGAAGTTGAAGAACCGCTGCTAGCTCCGAACCAAGGAGTCGAGGATATCACCACACAGGACTAGATAGTGGAGTGCAAGTGAATCAACCTTTCTCTTCAAAAAATTAACAATCCAAACTTCAGAAAATCAACAAACTAAACTTCGGAAAGCAAAACAAATTGAACTTCACAGGGCCCTGCAAAATATACACGGTTATAGTCCAatttaaaaacttcaaaaaatcaacaAACTGAACTTCTAGAGGGCCAGATGCTGACCTTTCTATTCGCAACGTTGTTGCTGACCCGTAATTGAAGGTAGAGGATGACGGCCAGCACCTGGACGGGTTCTAGCGGCCGGTGTAGGCCATCGATGGAGGAGGGGCGAGCTAATCTTTCTAAAAAAAACAAGGACAACAACATCAACTAATCTCTCTCACACACTCAAGCTGAACTACAGCAGCACCATCGAGAGCAAAATGGGTAGGTGAGAACTCATCTATATGCACACATGAGTATATTCTTTGATGTACCTGAATGTTCGCAGCTGTTTTACATGAACTTCTTGTGTTATGCTGGACAGAGCACTGAGCATGAGAGGGTGTCTTCGTGCTCGCCGCTGTTTCTGATGGCGGTGAACGTCTGCGTAGTTGAACGGCCGGAGGTGGCAGCGACGAACGACCTGAGCATGATGGGCCCCACTGGGAGGAGGCTGTGTGTTGTCCAGGATAGAGTCGACCTTCTTCAACAAACCAATTTGAACTTCAAATAAACCAATTCATCAAAACACTTTTTGTGAGCATATCAAACACTCTTGAGAGCACAATGTTTCACTACATTTTTTTCACAAACATTTTGCTGCAAAAAATGGCATTTTTTTTAAACAACAAGTACTGAATCATCATAACACAAATTGCTAAATGGAACAAATTCCGGTGGAATTTACGGCATTGTTGAGCTACATATCATAAAAAAGaaaatgtgcacccatgtatacacACACAAAGCATCAACCTCCAAATATTCTAACTTTTACCATTGATATTTCTGAACTTTTTTGGGCATGCTCCCAGGTTTTCAAATGGAATACATGCACGTCCATGCACGAACAGCCAACATCGGCCATGGCAATGTCTCTTCTCCGGCAAACTGAAATTCACTCATGTGTACAGAATACATGATTTGAGTCCTCAAAGACCACAAGAGGATCTTAAAATAAAATTTTCAACCCTGATACACACTCATCTCATGGGAAATCTTTTCCAATATTAGATTAGTAGCATCATGTACAGAGAAAACTTGGCCATAAAGTCAATTAGTACACAAGAAGATTGCTATATGTTTCAACAAATTGAGAGAGAGAGCATAGGCGTGGGTTCTTGGTGGCATCCATGAATAAATTTTTAAGCGAGTAATGCATGGGACAACCGTTGTACTGACAAGCTCTAGATGAGAGACAAATTTTAAGGGCAGTGGCCGCGATTAGCATCGGTCGGGCAATACCTGAACTGCAGGTGGGCGTGTTGGTGAGCGGCCGAGGCGGTTGGAGGCCGATTATTCTCATAGCTCGGGCAGCCATCAGCAAGGAACATCAATGGATCTCTGCAAGAGAAGATGATCCCTATCAACGCGGACCAGCTACAGGTCGAGACCGCCCCCTGCTGCCGGTCAAGACCACCACCAGTTGCAGGTCGATGTCAGAGGGATGGGAGGCGATGGTTGGCCGGGAGATGAGCGGGACGGGGTGGGGAGGCTGTAGTTGGCCGGAGGGCGCGTGCGGCGGGAGGGGAAGCGGTGGTTAGCCGGAGGGCCGCTTGTCAGGGCCCGGCGGCGGCGTGAGTGGAGGTAGGGGCCCGGCGGTGACGTGTTTGGAAGTCAGGCCTCGACGGCGGCGTAGTTGAAGATTGGGCCTGGCCACAGCACCGGTGGTGGTAGGGGCCAGCGGCGGCGCAGTTGGAGGTGGGGGCGGCCGACAGTGTGATTGGAGGAGGGGGTAGCCGACGGCGCgattggaggagggcggcggcctgTGGGGTGGGCCGGTGGGAAACATGGGTGTTGGGGCGGCTGGCGNNNNNNNNNNNNNNNNNNNNNNNNNNNNNNNNNNNNNNNNNNNNNNNNNNNNNNNNNNNNNNNNNNNNNNNNNNNNNNNNNNNNNNNNNNNNNNNNNNNNNNNNNNNNNNNNNNNNNNNNNNNNNNNNNNNNNNNNNNNNNNNNNNNNNNNNNNNNNNNNNNNNNNNNNNNNNNNNNNNNNNNNNNNNNNNNNNNNNNNNNNNNNNNNNNNNNNNNNNNNNNNNNNNNNNNNNNNNNNNNNNNNNNNNNNNNNNNNNNNNNNNNNNNNNNNNNNNNNNNNNNNNNNNNNNNNNNNNNNNNNNNNNNNNNNNNNNNNNNNNNNNNTGGGAGgcgcgtcggggtcgggggcggcgatgGGGCTGGGGTGGACGGCGACGAGAGGTGCGCCGGCACCAGGGGCGGCGGCGGTTGTGGAGGGGGCGGGGAAGGTGGGGATCGGGTGGGGGATGGGCTGGGGGAGTGGTCGGGGTGGgtgtttttcttttttccttttctttccacgGTTTTCTGAGTTCGGGAGACCCCTGTCGCGCCCTTATATGGCTCGttatgatccaaataactattctaattttAGGATTAGAATAatattgtcctatatatatatatatatttgcaatggaaaaaaaatcatattctCCAATGGTTGACCACATTTGTTCACATCTCATCTCATGATTTTTAAAATTTATTTGCAAATGCAAGAAAATGTACCCTTTTTCAAATTTATTCAAAAACTGAAGCAATGTTCACATTTTTGAAAAAATATCTTGGTTGTCAAAAAAATTGATAATTCAAAGAATTATTCTGAATTTCAAGAAACATTTTTTAAAAGACATACTATAATATTTCAATCTACCCCGGCaattaatttttcaaaattcaCACTCATGTGGTAAAAATGTTGTAACAAACTTCATGTTTGTTCTCCAAACTTTCTCCATATTTCTTTCtccatttatcgaggctcctcctaaagtcTTGACATTTTTGGACACTCCTAAATCCTAGACTCCATTCAAACTCCTTTGGCACAAGTTAAATAATTTTGGGTTTAACTTCGCCTATTTTGCTGGAACCACTCTTGTTGGGTTGGAAACATTCCATAAAGCCTTACAAAAATATCCCACCATTGtattcttctccatggcctcttctctTGATTCTTTTGGTCTCTCTCTATTTTGTTCTGTAAGGAGTatatcaagagagaggggagcagtGCATAGCCGAAGCCCGCTTAAGGCCCACCTGCGGCCTGACCTAGCCGGCCCAAGAGGCCTGCCCGATCTCCTCTTATCCACCCACTCGCTCGACCccccctctccctcgttcccctgcTAGCGCCGCCACTCACGCACACGCATCGCACACGAGAGGAGCGCCCGCGCCCGATCCCCTCAAGCTCGCCACCGGGCCAGgacctcctcgcctgcctcctcgtCTACCCGGCGCCATCGACTCGTCAGCTCCGTcgccaggggaggagcccctcgacccgTCCCTTTCGGCCCCGACTCCGGCGAGCGCCGCCCCGTCGACTCTCCTCCACCGCGACGCCTCCCCTCTGCTTCCTCGTCCTCGCCTCGTaccccgccaccgccggagctgCTCCGTCCGCCCCGCGCTGGAGCCGTCGTTCCCAGGCCGCTGTCGTGCCCTCTCGCCTCCTCCTCACCTCCCCATGCGCCTACACCAGCGACCTCCGCCTCCATCCGTGCCGGCGAGCAAGCCGAGAGAGATCAGAAGAGACAGGGATGAGGGAAAAATCAGCGACAGATAGACTTTTTTAGTTCGCACTCGTGTTCGTGTTGGAGACGGACTGCTCCTTCGTGTGCGAGACGGATGACGACGTGTTTTTTTCCTCTTCCCGGTTGATGATGCCGATATGGAGTGCGGGTTGATTTCATAAAAGATGAGGGACTTGTTTGCAAAAACACCGCGAcagtgaacccggagacccaatccgtgctttattattagggagagactagcaaaagagcccgtgcgttgcaacgggagaaaaagatAGGTCCTCTCACCcatccacccctctctctctctcctcctttcTCTATTTCTTCCCCACAATACCGGCGCGTGCGACCTCGTCGAGTCACGCCGGATCTGCACCGTAGCGCGCATCCCCGGCCGATGGTTCGGCTCTGTGCTCGAGCTGACACATCTCCCTGTCGTTGTAGTCGCAGCCGAGAGCCGCGGGTTGGCGTCCAGAACCACCCCGCCTGATTGAACCCATCGACGACCTTTGTGGAACGGCCGGTCAGCACGTGGTGGCGGGCGTGCGGGTGCGTTGGTTGGCGAGCAAGCTGGCGCGCGGAGGCGGGCATTGCGCGGGGCGAGCTGCGGCGGCTCCGGAGCTCGGCGCTCGCGAGCGCGCAGAGGTGGGCTCTGCTGTGGGCGAGCGTGGGGGCGGGCACGGAGATGAGCATGCGCCGGGGGGTGTGGGGTGGACCGCAGGGCCCGACGGCGGCGACAACTGTGGGGCATGGCTGGTCGGTGCGAGCTGCAGGTCGGCGGTTGCAGGCGGGACTGCTCGAGCCCCAAGCGCCAATGGCCGACTGCTGCAGGGCAGGCCGGCACGAGCCATGGGTCGACGGCTACGGCGGGAGGGtgctgcggcggcagcggcggggcggggcggcgcctcGTGCTCGGCGGACAGAGCGGCGCGGAGAGCACGGGCGAGCTTTGGGACGAGCGCGTATGGACACGTGAGCTCGAGCGCACAGCGGGTGCAGCCGGCGCGGCGGACACGGTAAGGGGTGGTCGGACTTTTTTGGGATAGTCTGTAGCGTTGGACGCCTTCGAAAAAATAGGTATGGACGTCTGTTTTCTAGACGCAGATGAACAAAATCCAGACAAAACGAACTCCGTTTACGGTCTAGCGTATAGTCCGCCAGGAAAAACAATTAGAGGCAAATATGGACAACaaacacatactccctccatttgacccaactttgtattaactttagtacaaagttagtacaaaatgAGTCATGTATTTTGAAATGGAGGAAGTATATGCGTACACATATCCTCGTGAAGTTACACACAAAAACCCATCTTATCTCTAAGAGACATACCGTCCTACACCACCACTCGTTTCTATGCCCTTCTCATACACCCCAAAACCAGATCccctttctcttcatcttctttgccATAGGAGCCAGAACAGCAGAAGCACAGGGCGGCGGCCTTTAACTCTCCAAGCTTAGCCTGCAGTTTCCCCCACAGGAGCAGACCACGCCCCGCCATGGCCAGCCTGCAGCTCCCCCCCACAGCAGCAGATCACGCCCGTTTCCGGCGAGGCCACTGCCCCTCAGACCtccactctcctcctcctctcatTCTCTGCTTGGCCAGGCAGCTCCTAATACCTCTGTCCATGGCGTCGCCGGCTCGCCGCTCCTCCTCCGAGATCCATTGTCCTCCTCTGTCCGGCTCCGCAGCTCCGGCTGCCTCTGCCCGTGGCGGCGCCGCCGCACGGCTCGGCCCCGTATCAGCGCCCCGTCCCGTCTCCTTTCCATCTGGCCAGAGCAGGCCATGGCACCACCACAGAGGTGCGCTGCCACTCCTCCTCTGGGTTCGGTTCGTTCTTCCCTTGATTTCCGTTGCCTCTTGTTGAATAACCAAGGCACACGTATATGAATCGATGAAACCGCACAAGCCGGGATCTCGCTCGCAGCTCCGCATGCGCACCTCCTCTCCCCTTCCTTCGTCCGCGAGACCAAAGGAACCACGCCAACCGCCATGGATCTCGACGTCCCAGCAACCGTGCACCCGCCGCTGcgtccctccgccgccgcctgacCTCCTACTACCGGGGAGCCCGGGACCCCCCGCACCCCTGCTCCGCCGACGGGAATCCCACGGCGGCCATGTCTCCTCCGGAGAGGAGCTGGCTCTGGTCGGGCGGTCGATGCTGCAGCACCAGCCGTTAGGCTAGGCATCCATGCTGCTTTTTTTAAATATTTTCTGTGCCTCTCCCTCTTTCATTGCTCGCGAGCTTCCTTCCGGGCTATCGATTTGTGATGCATGGCGTCTTTCTTCGTGTCTTTTGTTGCCTTGTTGATTCTGCCAACTCCAAAAGTATATAAACTGCTAGGATATGATGCAAAGCGGCAGGGTGGGACTAATTAATCTGAAATTGCAGCATATGCAAAAGAATTTTTTCCTTTGTTGCGGCCGTCAGGAGAGGAGAGCAGGTCGTGAGGTTGAATTTTTTTTTACCGGCCCATAGCAAATTTTCTGGCCCATCGAAGCTGCAAAAAACGTACGAACCGAACCAAAATTTGGCGAGGGAGGTGGACGGACGAAAATATATATTAGTACCACTTCGTTTATACTACGATTTTGTCCATACAAATtataaaagcgtattatgacatgagaagaaagcgtattgtgacggtgaacccggagacccaatccgtactttattattagggatatatatatatatatatatatgtgtatgtgtgtgtgtgtgtgtgtgtgtgtgtgtgtgtgtgtgtgtgtgtgtgtgtgtgtgaaaggggAACCACTAGAACACACACGAACAATTGTTAGCCGGGTGCGGCgtccccctccatagtttatgcctccgttcatattgtcgtagtgcttaggcaaagccctacgcggatcacttcaccatcatcatcaccacaccatcgtgctaacgaaactctccctcagcactttgctggatcaagagttcgagggacgtcatcaagctgaacatgtgcagaactcgaaggtgtcgtacgtttggtgcttgatcagtcgggacgagaagaagttcgactacatcaaccactttGTCAAACGCTTCCcctttcggtttacgagggtacgtggacacagtctccccctctcgttgctatgaatctcctagatagatcttgcatgagcataggaaaattttgaaattgcatgctacgttccctaacagagttgtccaagtatagacacaaccaagCCCTCCTTGGTATCTACGCCTCGACTTATCCGCAGAGAAATTAGGATCGGaaggagtactactagtagtagtactactttgatgtgttgcgtcaactcgcacaagtatgcaacacttcctgaacaaacaagcatataagttgttatacttcttacccaaaggatctttatatccaacagacacaaaatatccgttcgactgctggaaattactttaactgttgatctgatgtcgaagtaattattgcatcgccaccaaaacccaccatctcttaagctaaagtagaccgagctaacccctatattagcatattactaagataaacagaaggcactgtagaatcatttagtacgtgagcttgtcaatctgaatgtggagggacaccgtcCTTGACAATCCGCCCCGGCCAGTAGCTTGGGCGGaaatgtgaagaaggtcagctcctgcacggcgaTGTCTCcaagatccttgctgcttgtcacctttaTTTCCACCTTGACACCGTCGGTCttccctttgggctcccccggcgggccgttcgcccacagcttggccgcgtagtgcggtagtggggatgcccccgctctgatgcagacgaccgacatggTGATAGGCATGCCGATGTCGAGCATGCCGTCGACCAAGAAAAACGTGCGGCCGTCCTCCTtcacgaacagcaagagccgtggctccgacagtggcacttgcacctGGAGCAGCTTGCCGTACTGGATGCcgtgcatgggcatgggatgcacgatgttgatgtggtgggagagcgccggcggcggacctttgtagccgcagacgggcacgggacatttgcagggcgcgagcgaacACACGCTCTGGTGACCGGCGAGctcgtggtaagtgacgtagagcccacatccttcatgcgggcactccaccctcatcgAGGAGAATATGGCGTCCATCACCGTGTTCCatgctatctcttgagcatgcgctggttttcccttgaagaggaaagggtgatgcaacaaagtagcgtaagtatttccctcagtttttgagaaccaaggtatcaatccagtaggagactacacacaagtcgcctagtatctgcacaaacaaataagaaccttgcaaccaacatgataaaggggttgtcaatcccttcacgaccacttgcaaaagtgagatctgataaagataataagataaatatttttggtatttttgttgtatagattggaaaatgaagattgaaaaataaacgccgacagaaatggctagttgacgggaaCCTAATATGATGTAAAggagaccgggggccataggtttcactagtggcttctctcaagatagcatatattatggtgggtgaacaaattactgccgagcaattgatagaaaagcgcatagttatgatgatatctaggcatgatcatgaacataggaatcacgtccgtgtcaagtagaccgaaacgattctgtatctactactattactccacacatcaaccgctatccagcatgcatctagagtattaagttcataagaacagagtaacacattaggcaagatgacatgatgtagagggataaactcaagcaatatgatataaaccccatctttttatcctcgatggcaacaatacaatacgtatcttgctgcccctactgtcactgggaaaggacaccgcaagattgaacccaaagctaagcacttctcccattgcaagaaagatcaatctagtaggccaaaccaaactgataattcaaagagacttgcaaagatatcaaatcatgcatataagaattcagaaaagaatcaaatattgttcagagataatcttaatcataaacccacaattcatcggatctcgacaaacacaccacaaaaagaattacatcaaatagatctccaagaacatcgaggagaactttgtattgagatccaaatagagagaagaagccatctagctaataactatggacccgaaggtctgtggtaaactactcacacatcattggagaggctatggtgttgatgtagaagccctccgtgatcgaatccccctccagtagatcgtcggaaaaggtccccagatgggatctcacgggtatagaaggttgcggcggtggaaaagtggtttcgtggctcccctggatgttttcagggcataagagtatatatatgcgaatgaagtaggtcggtggagctacgaggggcccacgagggtggggggtgcgccgccctacctcgtggccgcctcgttgcttccttgacctccactccaagtctcctggattgcgtttgttccaaaaaatatcctcgcgaaggtttcattccgtttggattccgtttgatattccttttctgcgaaacactaaaataggcaaaaaaacagcaactggcactaggcc
It encodes:
- the LOC119301151 gene encoding uncharacterized protein LOC119301151 isoform X2 — translated: MAARAMRIIGLQPPRPLTNTPTCSSVQIGLLKKVDSILDNTQPPPSGAHHAQVVRRCHLRPFNYADVHRHQKQRRARRHPLMLSALSSITQEVHVKQLRTFRLARPSSIDGLHRPLEPVQVLAVILYLQLRVSNNVANRKGPVKFNLFCFPKFSLLIF
- the LOC119301151 gene encoding uncharacterized protein LOC119301151 isoform X1; this encodes MAARAMRIIGLQPPRPLTNTPTCSSVQIGLLKKVDSILDNTQPPPSGAHHAQVVRRCHLRPFNYADVHRHQKQRRARRHPLMLSALSSITQEVHVKQLRTFRLARPSSIDGLHRPLEPVQVLAVILYLQLRVSNNVANRKRKVDSLALHYLVLCGDILDSLVRS